The nucleotide sequence CGCCACCGCCCCGAGCAGAAGCGCGAACTCGTGCGTCCGTTCCCATGTGCTGTCGGCGATGTCCGGCCAAAAGGAGCTGACGCCGGCGGTGGCGAGCCAGGCAGAACTCGCAAGCAGGCCGCCGATCCAGCATCGCGCGATCTCGGCGAACGTGTCACGGTCCGGCCTTGGCGTCGCGTCGGCGACAGAGGTTACGGTCGCGACATCCTCAAAGGTCGAGTTGGTCATGGGGCCTCCGTTCAAGACAATGGGGTTCAGATCAGGACGCCGTCTTGGATCCGTTTCGCGAGCTTGACAGGATCGGCGCTGCGCGTTGCCAGCTCGATCAAGGAAACTGTCTTGAACGTTCCAGCCCGATCGGTGATTGCGATCTCCCTCGCAAAGCAACGTCCCACGCCTGTCGACAGAGGCAGCCCCGACAGCAAGGCAGCGCGTCGAGCCACGGTGCGTGCCGGAAGTGTTTCACCCATCAAATCACGGCGCAGGACGGTCGCTCCGACGGCCCCGCCGACCGCCAACCCGACGCGGCGAGAGGCGACGCACGAAGGCGCCGCGCGCGATGTAACGTCTCGCTTCTGCATCTTGTCGTGATCCGGCGCAGACACGAGACCCTCCATGACAATGGCGATGAGCACATCGGCGATGAGCACATCGTCCGCAACGGCCGCCGAGGTCGGCAGGACTGCCAAGGTAGCACGCAGTCTGCTATAGTCTACTGGAATGGTATTTTATTTATTGCCTCACCCGGAGCGATGCCTTACCCTTGATCTGATGGACGGCTCGACCATCGATTTGTGCGCCGGCTGCGCGCGGACGATCGATGCCGAGCAGCGATAAAAGGCAACAGTTCATGAGGGACCGTGCATGAAGATCAGCGACATCGCCGGAGCGACGCCGTGGCGCCACGCGCCGAGGCATCCTGTCGTCGGCCTCGACATTGGCTCGCGCGGATCGAAGGGGGTGCTGCTGACGCCCAGCGAAATTCACACGACGTTCGTCGCGACCGGCCTCTACATGCAGGAGACTGCCGACGAGTTGCTCGCGCGTTTGCTCCAACAGGCCGGATTTGAGCGCCGCGAGGTGAGGTTCATCGTCGGGACCGGATACGGCCGAATTTCTCTGCGCTACGAGGACATCCCCTATCAGGTCGTCACCGAGATCACCTGCCACGCCATGGGCGCGCACGCGTTGAACCCGCACACACAGACGATCATCGACATCGGCGGCCAGGATTCCAAGGCCATCCGGATTGACCCCGCGACCGGCAAGGTGGTGCAGTTCGTCATGAACGACAAATGCGCCGCCGGCACCGGCCGCTTCCTGGAAAAGGCCGCCGTGCTGCTCGGGCTCGACCTTGACGAACTTGGCCCGGTTGCGCTGGCGGCGACCGAGCCGGCGCAGATCTCAAGCCAATGCGTGGTGTTCGCGGAATCGGAGATGGTGTCGCTGCGCGCGCGCGGCGAGCGCCATGGCGATGGGCAGGCGCGCGCCAACATTGCGGCCGGCATTCACGCCGCCTCGGCGCGGCGCGTCAAGACCTTGCTGGGCCGCGTCGGCACCGAACCGGAACTCGTGTTCACTGGCGGTGTCGCCAACAATGTCGGCATGCGGCGGGCCCTGGAGGAACTGATTGGCTCCAAGTTCGCCGCGGACCCGATCGACATGATCTTTGCCGGCGCGCTCGGCGCTGCCGTGCATGCCGGACGGTTCGCCGCGAGTGCGAGCGCAGGCGACACACCGGCGCTGGTTCGTCAGAATGGTGAGTCCGCCAGCACTTCACCGGGGGAGGCCAATGGCTTGGCCCCGGATGCGAGGACGAGTCACCGCCGGCACGACACCCCTGCCGCCGCTGACTTCGAAATCTCGACAGCAACGGTGGCGCGATCGCGCCGGCTTGCCGCGCGTGCCTACGAGTGACAGCGGAGAGACGATCATGCCGAATATACCGGCCGGCGACGGCCGCCTGCAAAACGACGATGCTCCTCAGCTTGGGGCGGACCTCGTGCCGATCCGGGCGCTGATCGAGGCGGAGCGCAAGGCGTTCGTCGAGGCGCCGGATGACATCAAACGCGCCGGTTATTTCTGTGCCTATACCCCGCCGGAACTGCTCAACGCCGCCGGACTCCGGCACGCACGGCTGTTCAAGGCTGGCGACCCGCGGACCGTTTCGCAGGGTGAGCGCTATACCCAAAGCGTATTCTGTGATTTCAGCAAAAGCTGCATAGGTGCGTTCGAGCCAGGCAGCGGCGACCCGTTCTACCGAGCCGTCGACAAGCTCTACAATTTTCACACGTGTGCGTCGATGAAGCGAGCCTCGGAGGTGATCGAGCAGTTCGTGCCGACGACGCTGTTCAACCTGCCGCGACTGCGCAGCGAGGCGGCCTCCCGCCGCTATTTCCGGGACGAGATTATCCGCTTTCGCGATGATGTCGCGGCACTCGCCGGCCGGGCCATTACCGAAGACGACGTGCGGGCGCAGATTGTGCGGTACAACAAGGCGCGACGGCTGCTGAAGAATCTCTCCGAACTCCGCAAGCGACCCAACCCGCCGCTGTCGGGGCTGGATTTTCTCGAATTGGTTCGCGGCTATTACTACCTTCCGCCCGAGACGCTGATCGACGTCTACGGCAAACTCCACAGAAAGTTGAGCCGCCTCCGCGATACCGGCGCGCGGCCGGTTCGCCTGATGATTTCTGGTAGCATCATGGCCGAAGGCGATCGCCGGCTCGTCGCCTTGATCGAGCAGGAGATCGGTGCCCGGGTCGTCGTCGAGGATCATTGCACCGGGCTCAGACCCTTCGTCCATACCGTGCCAGAGGGTGGCGATCCCTTCCAGGCGCTGGCGGATGGCTATCTCGATCAGGCGCCCTGCGCCCGCATGAAGCCGCTTGAGGACAGCCTCGAACTTCCCGCCGCGCTGGCGGAAGAGTACGGCGCGGACGGACTCGTCTACGTCTATCTGAAATTCTGCGCCTGCTACGGCATCACCCGCTCGGCGTTCGTCGGTCATTTTCAGCAGCTCGGCATTCCGGTGCTCGAACTCTCCAGCGACTATTCGCACAGCGATCACGGGCAGCTGAAGACGCGCATTGAAGCCTTCATCGAAATCCTCACCGATCTGCGCAGCGAGGCCGCGGCAGGGACCGCCCTTGCGTCGAGACACGGCGACTCGCCCCGAACGGAGGAGCAACTCCAATGAGCCATGTGCTGTCACTTGACATTGAGGCGCGCCCCGCCGCCCGCCGCCGTCATCGTGGTCCCGGAGCGTCCAAGGGGCTGGCGGCGCTCGATGCGCTGGCACGCAGCTATTCGTTTCGCTCGATCACTCGTGCCGCGGAGGCCGGCCAGTCGGTGATCTGGGGCGGCTGGAGCTGGGAATCTCCGCTGGTCTATGCCAGCGACACCATTCCGGTGAGCTACGACCAGCTCTGGGCGGAGGAGAGCCGGGCCTCCGAAGCGATCGCCGAGGATCACTTCCAGGTCCCGCCAGAGTTCTGCTCGATGATCAAGGCGATGCTCGGGCGCCTTCACATCGACCGCGACACGCCGATCAAGCGCATCCTGCATTTTGGCTCTGGCTGCGAGCCGATCCATTCGGTGCTCGAACTGGCCAAGCAGGACGGCTACGACATCTTCACGCTCGACACCGTCACCGCGTTCCGCTCGAAGGACAAGAACGCGGCGAGCATTGCCTTCCTGGTCGAGGAGCTGCGGCGACTGTCGCACTGGCTCACCGGCAAGCCGGTCGACGAGGAGCGGCTCGCTGTCGAGATCCGGCGCAAGAACCGCGTTCTGCGCAAGGTTGCACGGCTGCTCGAATTGCGCGCGCGACACCCGCTCGACGTTCCTGGCATCCAGACCAGACAGATCTTCATGGGGGCGATGCACGGCTTCGGCGATTTGGAGGCGTTCGGCGCGGTGCTCGATACGCTGATCGCCGAACTGGAAGACCTCGACGACGAGCCCGAGGCGCCCACTTACATTCCGGTGGTGCTCGCCGGCTCGGTCGGGAACGTGCAAATATTCCAGGCAATCGAAGAGTCCAACGGCGCCATTGTTGGCTGGGTCTATCATGGCGCCGATACCTATCGCGAGGATCTGCCGCCGCTCGAATCTCTTGCGCATTATGTGCTCGACGCCCAGAGCCGCGGCGATCTCGGCGAGGCGGTCGGGGCATCGGTGGCCTATCGCCGCATCCTGGTCGAGGAGGAGGTACGCAAGACCGGCGCGCGCGGCATCATCTCGTCGTCGATTACGGGATGCCCCTATGCGAGCCTGATGCAGCAGCTCGAGCGCGACCATTTCAAGCACGCCGGCATCCCTCTCATCACGCTGGAGACGGACGTCCACAAGGAGCCGCCGACGGAAGAGCAGATCATGCGGGTGAAGGCGTTCATCGAGATGCTGGCGTAGCTGCACTGGGGTGGGCGCAGCCTGAGCGGCACGGCTGAACCGGGCCGTTACGCTTTCGGTCGGCATCGAGGATGCGGGCGACATCATCGCCGACCTTGCCCAGGCGCTGGATGGGGCCGGCCCGATCACGCCGGTGTCCGTTCCGCCGGTGCCGTGACCGTCGGCTGCCCGGTTGTGGCGAAAACCCGGCCCGCCGGCGGGACCGCGCAGGCACGCCGCCGCTCCTGGGCGGCATTCCAGTGGAACGGTGGTTTCTCCTGGCGATTGCACCGCCTGCCTCCGCTGATGCAGACGGAACGCCAATATAGCGAAGGAAACCGCATCAAGGCGGCGAGTTTTCCTTGCCAGCTTGATCGGTCGACCTAACGTGACCCTGTCAAATCCAGGCGACGATGGCGCGTCGGACCGCAACAAACCGGACGATCCGCAGGACCTTTCAACACCGGCACCGCGTGCCTTCATGCGGCGCCGGTGCTCTGTCATCGCGTGGGTGAGCTGAACAAAGGGCACCATTGATGGCCGAAGACACCGAAGTCCGCAGGACGCTTTCCGAAGGCGCCGCGCGACAACTCGCCAATGCGACCAAGACCCGCGCACAATGGTCCGGCATTTCGCCGCGCTGGCTGGTCAACTTCCTGCCGTGGACGCCGGTGGAGGCCGGCATCTATCGCCTCAACCGCGTTCGGGAAGCGGAAGGCCAGGCGGCCGACGTGCAGTGCAGCCCGCGCCGCGACCACGACCCCGATTTGCCGGAGACTTTTGTCGATTACGAAGAGGCCCCCCGCGAGTATTCGCTCAATGCCATCACCACCGTGCTCGACGTCCAGACCCGGGTGTCAGACCTCTACAATCACCCCTACGACCAGATCCAGGAGCAGCTGCGGCTCCTGATCGAGAAGGTCAAGGAGCGCCAGGAGGCTGAGCTCATCAACAATGCCGAGTATGGCCTGCTCAACAACGCCGCGCCGTCCCAGCGCATCGGCACGCGCAGCGGGCCGCCGACCCCCGACGACCTCGACGAGCTGATCACCAAGGTGTGGAAGGAGCCGGCGTTCTTTCTCGCCCACCCACGGGCGATCGCGGCGTTCGGGCGCGAATGCACCCGACGCGGCGTGCCGCCGCCCACCGTCACGCTGTTCGGCTCGCCGTTCCTCACCTGGCGCGGGTTGCCGCTGGTGCCGTGCGACAAGCTCTATGTCGACGGCGACAAGACCAGCATCCTGCTGCTGCGCACCGGCGAGAAGAAGCAGGGCGTGGTCGGGCTGTTCCAGCCGGGGGTGCCCGGCGAAGTGGCGCCGAGCCTGTCGGTCCGCTTCATGGGCATCAACCGCAAGGCGATCGCCTCCTATCTGATCTCGCTCTATTGCTCGGTCGCGGTGCTGACCCACGACGCGCTGGCCGTGCTCGAAAACGTCACCGTCGATCGCTACCATGACTATAAGTAACCCGGCGGGCGCCGGCGCCCTCGACCCCAACTTCATCGCCGAGCTTGCCAACGCGGTGTTCGCCGCGTTGCCCGGCTCAAGCGTTCCGCCCGCCGGCCCCGGCGCGGCATTGCCGTCGGCGTCGATGCCACGCGGCGTGCCGGTGCTGCCGGCGGCGTTGGCCAGCCCCGGCCTTCCCCCCGCCCCCGCTGCGGCCACGGCGCCGGGCGCGGCCGCCGTCGGAGCACCGACCGGCCTGCCCGCATTCGGCGCGGCGCTGCCATCGGTGCCGCTGCTGTCGCGGACGCCGGCCGACGTGCCGGCGCCGACGGTCGCAACGCCGCCGGCGCTTGCCAATGCGGTCGACTACGCCGCGTTGCCGCACTCGCTCGGCGGCGCGATGTCGGTGATCTCGTTCGCGGCACCGGTGACGAGCCTGGCGGGGATGCCCGAGCCGGCACCCGACGCCGCGTTCTATTTCCTCGGCGAGCGTGCGTCGGCCGCGGTCCCATCCGCGCCCGTGCCGAGTGCGCGTGCGCCAGATGCGCCCGTGCCGAAGGTCGATGCGCCCGCCGTCGGCGTTCCGCGCGCGGACCTCGCCTACGCCCCAACGGTGCAGCAGCTGCCGACCGGCCACGTGCCGGATCTCGGGCTTCGGCCGTTTGACCCGCGCGCGGTGCGGCGGGATTTCCCGATCCTGCAGCAGACCATTCACGGCCGGCCGCTGGTGTGGCTCGACAACGGCGCCACCACCCAGAAGCCCAACGCGGTGATCGACCGGCTGTCGCAGTTCTATAGGACCGAGAACTCGAACGTCCACCGCGGCGCCCACACCCTCGCCGCGCGATCGACCGACGCCTATGAGGACGCCCGCGCCAAGCTGCAGCGCTTCATCGGCGCCGGCGACCCGCACGAGATCGTGTTCGTGCGCGGCACCACCGAAGGCATCAACCTCGTCGCGCAATCGTGGGGCCGCGCCAATATCGCGGCCGGCGACGAGATCGTGATCACCTGGCTGGAGCACCACGCCAACATTGTGCCGTGGCAGCAGCTGTGCGCCGTCACCGGCGCCAAGCTGCGCGTCGCGCCGGTCGACGACACCGGCCAAATCATTCTTTCGGAGTTCGAGCGGCTGCTCGGCCCGCGCACCAAGCTGGTCGCCATCACAGCAGTGGCCAACGCGCTCGGCACCATCACGCCGGTCACCGAGATGACCGCGGCCGCGCATCGCTTCGGCGCCTGCGTTCTGGTCGACGGCGCGCAATCGGTGTCGCACATGCCGACCGACGTGCAGGCGATCGGCTGCGACTTCTTCGTGCTGTCGGGCCACAAGATGTTCGGCCCCACCGGCATCGGCGTGCTGTACGGCCGCCGCGCGATCCTGGAGGCGATGCCGCCGTGGCAGGGCGGCGGCAACATGATCGCCGACGTCACGTTCGAGCGCACGCTCTATCACGGCGCGCCGGAGCGGTTCGAGGCCGGCACCGGCAACATCGCCGACGCGGTCGGACTCGGCGCCGCGGTCGACTATCTCGAACGCATCGGCATGCCGACCATCCAGCATTACGAGCACGGCCTGCTCGACTACGCCACGCTGGGCCTTGCCACCGTGCCCGGCCTCAAGCTGATCGGCACCGCGCGGGAGAAGGCCAGCGTGCTGTCGTTCGTGCTGGCGGGGCACAGCGCCGAGGAGGTCGGCAAGGCGCTCGACCGCGAGGGCATCGCCGTGCGCGCCGGCCACCACTGCGCCCAGCCGATCCTGCGCCGCTTCGGCCTGGAAAGCACGGTGCGGGCCTCACTCGCCTTCTACAACACCTGCGAGGACGTCGACGCGCTGGTGGCGGCGCTGAGGCGCATCCAGCTCGGCCCCGGCGGCCAGCCGGCGTGACGCCGGGGCGAGCCTCGCCCCGGCCGGTGGTGGACTGCCGGCAGCGCTGGGCCGCCGCTGCGCAAACACGGCTGCCGACACGCACCATCGCCCCGGCGGGCGCCGGCCTGGGCCAAAGTGGCGCCGGGCCGGATCCGGATGGGTGCGCCCTCAAGCGGAAACGGCCCGAAGGGACCAGGGAGTGCCGCAGCCGTGACCGGCCAATTCAGGCATAGTCACCGTGGCAAGAGCTATGCTGGAAACTGGGTGACGGGCGATCAGGCGGCGCTTGTGGACGACGTGTCGGTGACCTCGTACCCGTCGGCGAATCTGACACCCTCGACCAGCTTGGGCAACTGATTCTGGCCTTTCAGGCAGCGCCAGGTTTTCGAGGCCGTCTGCACCAGCTTGAACACCATCGTCTTCGCCGTCGTCGGCGACAGCGCGCCCTTGGTGCGCACCGTTCTGTGGCGAACCGTGGCAAAAACGCTTTCAATCGGGTTGGTCGTCCGCAAATGGTCCCAGTGCTCGGCGGGAAAATCGTAGAACGCCAGGAGCTGCTCGCGATCCTTGATCACGCACTCCACCGCATTTGAGTACTTGGCGCCGTACTTCTCGGCGAACACGTCGATCGCCGTCTCGGCGGCAGCCCGGTTCGGCGAGCGCCAGATCTCGGAAAGGTCCGCCTTCATCGAGGGCTGCACCGATTGCACCACCTTGTTCAGCACGTTCGCGGTCTTGTGCACCCAGCAGCGCTGATGCTGCGTCGTCGGCCAGGCTGCGCGTCCGGCGCGCCCATTTCGGCAGCAGCGCCGAGCTGAACCGGATTTTCTGCGCCGCCGGCACGTCCAAGCGGTCACGAACTTTCGCACGCTGAACCGCCACCGGCCCGATGCCGGTCTGGATCAGCCGCTCCGGGCCGTGCCCGTGCCGCACCATGCGGTCACGGCCGTCGGCCAGCTTCTCGGTCTTCAGGTCGCCCAGGAAGGCCGCAACCTCAGCCTCGATCGCCTGGGCCAAAAGCTGCCGCGCACCCGCGCGCAGCACCTCGGTCAGGGGATCGTCGATCTCGCCGGGCTGACGCAGCCGGACGACGGTGATAGTTTCACTCATGGCGTATCGCTCTCCTCTGGAGGGGTTGGGCAGGCTGGTTACCCGCCCCGATACGCCGCCTCTCTCACACCGTCATCACCCAGTTCCGGCCATAGCTCCGTGCTGCTCGGGAAAGGCTTGTCGGTTGCGGCGTGCAGAAGCCGCATCCCCACAGCTTCAATGAGGCCCGAGCGTGCTGCTCGGGAAAGGCCCTGCGCGCCCTCTCCCGTGCCGATCCTGGATAGGTGCTTCAATGAGGCCCGAGCGTGCTGCTCGGGAAAGGCCGGATCGACGCTGAAGCCCCAATCGGCGCCGAACAAGCTTCAATGAGGCCCGAGCGTGCTGCTCGGGAAAGGCGCTCCAGGTAATGCGCCAGCACCTCGCCGATATCGGCCCTTCAATGAGGCCCGAGCGTGCTGCTCGGGAAAGGCAACGAGATGGCCGACCGCAACGACATCCGGGCCATCACGCGCCTTCAATGAGGCCCGAGCGTGCTGCTCGGGAAAGGCGGCGGTCGCCCACGTCATGCAGGAGGGCTGACCATGGCCCTTCAATGAGGCCCGAGCGTGCTGCTCGGGAAAGGCTTGCGCTGCCAACCCGCGCGACCATGGGGCAGTGGTACCCTTCAATGAGGCCCGAGCGTGCTGCTCGGGAAAGGCCGCCCGTCCCGGTCGCGGCGGCTCACGAGTACGCAGAGCTTCAATGAGGCCCGAGCGTGCTGCTCGGGAAAGGCGATCAAGCCGCGCAAGGACAAGACGACGCCTCAGCTGCTTCAATGAGGCCCGAGCGTGCTGCTCGGGAAAGGCCTCCCGATCAGTCGTCACGCTGTCATCGCGCATATTGGGCTTCAATGAGGCCCGAGCGTGCTGCTCGGGAAAGGCGGTGCGGCTGTCGGAGACCATCGAGACCACCTGGGCGCTTCAATGAGGCCCGAGCGTGCTGCTCGGGAAAGGCCCCGGATCATGTAGGCCCCGGTGTATACCTTGTTCCCGGGCTTCAATGAGGCCCGAGCGTGCTGCTCGGGAAAGGCCCACCCATTTAACGGGGGCACCAAACAGCCAGTGGTCGCTTCAATGAGGCCCGAGCGTGCTGCTCGGGAAAGGCCCAGGATGTCGGACCCGAGCTGGGTGCCGATGGCCACGCTTCAATGAGGCCCGAGCGTGCTGCTCGGGAAAGGCCGCGGTGGACACCGGCGTCACGACGCGGCGCGCGCTCCAGCTTCAATGAGGCCCGAGCGTGCTGCTCGGGAAAGGCCAAGCCCGCTGCGTGACGCCTCCCTGCTGGTGGTGGACGCTTCAATGAGGCCCGAGCGTGCTGCTCGGGAAAGGCCCTGCCGGGCGACGCGGATTGCCGCGGCGCGCAGTGCCGTGCTTCAATGAGGCCCGAGCGTGCTGCTCGGGAAAGGCCCGCGGCCGGGGTAGGCGTCGGTGCCCACCAGGAAGCGGCTTCAATGAGGCCCGAGCGTGCTGCTCGGGAAAGGCCATCGAGATGGCGACGGCTCATCTGACCGATGACGAGGCTTCAATGAGGCCCGAGCGTGCTGCTCGGGAAAGGCCCGTCTCGACGCGAGTGAGCGGCTTGAAGCTGATGGAGGCGCTTCAATGAGGCCCGAGCGTGCTGCTCGGGAAAGGCCCGCCCCCGCCATTTCCGAAGATCGTTCCGGGGCTTGCCGTGCGGGATGCGAGCGGTGCTGCCGGTCGCGTTGGCCGGACCGCGACGAAGCATGTTCGAACGTCTTTACGATGTCAAATAGCGTCGTGGCTACCGCGACTTGCGCCGATGCGAGCGCTGCCGCACAAATCTGCCTCGCCGCAGCGCTCGCGTCCAGGCCAGGCCATCGCCAGGACGCGATCATCGCCCTGCCGGCGGGTCGGGCCGCGCGGTCATGCGGTTTTCGGATGATCCGCTCGGCCCCTTTTTTCCGCTTTCCCACCCGGCCAGGCTTGCCTGCGTCCGGGCGCAGGCTGTTGTGGGAGAGGATGCCGAGCAATCGAAGATCGTGAGGCGGGTAAAACCGAGCCGGCTTGAAAAGCTCACCCGGCGCGGATTTCGCTTCGCTCATCCTCGCCGACCTCTCCCGCAAGGGGAGAGGGAAAAGGAAGAAGAGACCGAACTGACCAGCCGCAAAACCGGATCAGATCACCACCGCGCGCCGCTCGATCGGCTGGAAGCTCTTGCCCAGGCTCTCGACCGCGAACTCAACATCCTCGGCCGGGCCGAGATCGAGGATGATGACGTGGTCGGCGTCGCGGTCGATCAGGTCCTCCAGCGCGGAGGCCATCTCGGCCCGGCGGCCACCGTCGAGCCGGCAGTGGAACACCGAGAGCTGCAGCCAGCGGCCATAGCCCTTCATGGTCTTGAACACCCGCCGCCAGCGCTTGGGGTCGGAGATGTCGTAGGCGACCACGTAAGCGTGCTCGGCATTTGAGCGGCGGGCCATCGCGTTCTCCGTCAAAGCTTGCGGTCTGACCGGGTCAGATCGCAAGCTTTAAGATGTTGGCTTGGCGCATTCTCTTTCGCAAAACCGGCATCCACTTTTGCGGAGAATGCTCTACCTGGGCACGTAATGCGGATAGCGCGGAATCTCGCCGCACACGAAGCGCGCAAACAGCCGGGCCTGGATCTGGATCAGCCGGCGCATTGACACCTGATAGCCGAACGCCGGGTGCGTGGTCTCCTGGTCGAGCCGGCGCTCATAGGCCGCGATCAGCGCGCGCCGCGCCTTGGGCTTCAAGTTGCAGCCGCCGGCGGCGGAGACGAAGTCGTCCGGCGCCAGCTCGCCATTGTTGAGCGCCATCAGCACGGCGGAATCTGCCAGCACCGGCCGGAACGGCTCGATCAGGTCGAGCGCCAGCGCCGGCCGTCCCGGCCGCTCGGCGTGATAGACGCCCTTCCAGGGATCGAGCCCGGCGACCGAGATTGCCGACGAGAACGTGCGCGTCAGCACCGCGTAGATCAGCGACAGGCAGGCGTTGACCGGATCGGCGGGCGGGCGGCGGTTGCGGCGCTCGAAGGCAAAGGCCGGCAGCGCGGCGACGGCATCGGTGAACAGCTTCGGCAAAGCGCGAAAATAGAGCGCCGCCGCCTCGCCCTCCAGGCCGAGCAGCGCGGCTGCGGTCTCCGCGCGCGCGGTGCGGTCGGCGAGCAGCGCGAGGCGGTCGAGCAGCGGGCCGCGCTCGCCATCCTCGCCGCGCCAGTTGCGTCGCAAAATGGTGCGCGAATTGCGAATCTTGGCGGCCACCAGCTCGCGCGCGAAGGCGAGGCGGCGCGGCTCGTCGGCGGCGAGCGCGTACTGCGCGGTGCGCACCGTTGCGCTCCTTGGCCCCTGGCCGCCGGTCGAGCCGAGATACCAGAAGCCCGACGACATCCACGCCACCGGCACGTCGCGGCGCAGCAGCTCGTGGACGGCCGGCGTGGTGAGCGAGACGGGACCGGCCAGCACGAGTTCCGACACCTCGTCGAGCGCAACGGCGCGGTCCGCCTCGCCCTCGACCTGCACGACGAGGGTGAAGTCCTTCTTGGTCACCCGCGCGCCCGGCGTCTGGACGTAGAGCGGCAAAGCCGGCGTCGCGGCCGGCGGCGGGGTGCGCGCGATCGCCCCCTTGCGGAACCAGTTGACCTCGTCGGGCAGGCAGATCGGCAGCAGCGAGCAGCGCACGCATTTTTGCGAGTGGTCGAGCGGTGGCGGCAGCCGGCCCGCCGCCACGGTCAGCCGCAGGTCGGAGGCGGCACCGAGCGCGGTGGCGATCAACTCGTCGGTCAGTTCGACGCGCACCCGCTCGCGGCTGTCGGCGAACCACAGCGCGGCCTCCTCGCAGGTGTAGCCGGCCTCACGCAGCAGCAGCGCCTGCACGCACACCTGCACCCGCTCGGGCAGATACGCGCCCTCGGCGACATGGGGCCGCTTGCCGGTCTTGATGTCGACCGGCACGACGCGGCCGTCGTCGGCCTCGATGACATCGAGTTCGGCGGTGAGGCCGAGCCGCTCGGAGGCGAGCAAGAGGCGGCGGGTCTTGAGGGCGCGGTCGTCGGGCAGCGCGTCCGGCTCGGGCAGCGCCGGCGCGGCGCCGGTCTCGGTGGCCTTGTGGGCTCTGCGGCCGGCGGCGGTGTCGGCGTTGCCGGCCCATTCGCCGCGGCCCCATTCCAGCACGGCGAGGCGCGGGCAATAGACCCACTCGTTGATCATCCGCGCCGGGGCGAGCATCTCGTCGGCCGCCGCGGGCGGCGCGAACAGCGCCAATTCGCCCTGGCGCGCGGCGGGGCGGGCCGGAGCGGCGGCGCCTTGGTCGCTCAGGTTCTGACCAAGAGCGTCTTGGCCGGGCGCAGACCCGGCCGGCGGATCGGACCGTGTATCAGACGAAGACATGCCCACCTCCTGGCATTCCGGATGACGTCCCGCCTCACCCCGCCACGAACAGCCCGCCGCCCTGGTGGGCGTCGCGGCCGAGCAGCACCGGGCCTTCCACAGCCACCGCGAACCTCAGGTACACAGAGGCTGCAAGGCCGCCGCACCGGCCCTCCTGCAGCGCGGTGATCTCGATCCCGGCCGGCGCCGGCAGGCCGCGGGCGCGGCATTCGTCCGCGACGTCGGCGGCGAGGAAGGCGGCAGGGTCCTCGTTCCGCTTGGGATGGCGGGTCGGCCGGTACATCGTCGCCGAGACCCAGGCCGGTGCCGGCCCGACCAGCCGGTCGCCTGGCCCCGGCTCGACGAGCGACACGAGGCC is from Blastochloris viridis and encodes:
- a CDS encoding CRISPR-associated endonuclease Cas4/Cas1 codes for the protein MSSSDTRSDPPAGSAPGQDALGQNLSDQGAAAPARPAARQGELALFAPPAAADEMLAPARMINEWVYCPRLAVLEWGRGEWAGNADTAAGRRAHKATETGAAPALPEPDALPDDRALKTRRLLLASERLGLTAELDVIEADDGRVVPVDIKTGKRPHVAEGAYLPERVQVCVQALLLREAGYTCEEAALWFADSRERVRVELTDELIATALGAASDLRLTVAAGRLPPPLDHSQKCVRCSLLPICLPDEVNWFRKGAIARTPPPAATPALPLYVQTPGARVTKKDFTLVVQVEGEADRAVALDEVSELVLAGPVSLTTPAVHELLRRDVPVAWMSSGFWYLGSTGGQGPRSATVRTAQYALAADEPRRLAFARELVAAKIRNSRTILRRNWRGEDGERGPLLDRLALLADRTARAETAAALLGLEGEAAALYFRALPKLFTDAVAALPAFAFERRNRRPPADPVNACLSLIYAVLTRTFSSAISVAGLDPWKGVYHAERPGRPALALDLIEPFRPVLADSAVLMALNNGELAPDDFVSAAGGCNLKPKARRALIAAYERRLDQETTHPAFGYQVSMRRLIQIQARLFARFVCGEIPRYPHYVPR